The following proteins are encoded in a genomic region of Neovison vison isolate M4711 chromosome 12, ASM_NN_V1, whole genome shotgun sequence:
- the APOL6 gene encoding apolipoprotein L6 has protein sequence MALPSQTPCSSDTEKSRDALLSFTVTETPEICPGVQAERRVTREHASNLPMDQNSSTLGWQEPLDDEAGMECPRDQEDILLCEGVQQQDRDLSAEEMIILEEFPILKEELEVEIRELYALADNIDTAHKTVTKTNMVATSVTVVSDAMSILGLVLAPATIGGSLMLSAAGKALGTAASLTSIFTDVMEHFQNQEARTRASSLVPTCDHEVTEAQEKVFHAISVGKKAFSCGSNIRDVKRNIRAFQVVRAHPRLATAAKRLLTTGQLSARRSSQVQRVFKGTGVLVKKSARVLCGAVTGFFLCHNVVTLLSDWRQLKEGAGTKMAEELRAHARELEDQLTELTQLYESLQQQNLLQEERPRISSSGGAPGSLAQSPDRRGEAGPQVTGEDYGGLSPGASEQN, from the exons ATGGCTCTTCCCAGCCAGACTCCCTGTTCTTCGGATACGGAAAAGAGCAGAGATGCCCTTCTGAGCTTCACAGTAACAGAGACCCCTGAAATCTGCCCAG GTGTGCAAGCAGAACGTCGTGTGACCCGTGAGCACGCCTCTAATCTTCCCATGGACCAAAACAGCTCAACTTTGGGGTGGCAGGAGCCTCTGGACGACGAGGCAGGGATGGAATGCCCGAG GGACCAGGAGGACATTCTTCTGTGTGAAGGTGTGCAGCAGCAAGATAGAGACCTGTCGGCTGAAGAAATGATAATTTTGGAGGAGTTTCCCATCCTCAAAGAGGAGCTAGAAGTGGAAATTAGAGAGCTCTATGCCCTTGCAGACAACATCGACACAGCCCACAAAACAGTCACCAAGACCAACATGGTGGCCACCTCCGTCACTGTGGTCTCCGACGCCATGAGCATCCTGGGTCTGGTCCTCGCGCCAGCAACAATAGGAGGAAGTCTCATGCTCTCTGCCGCTGGTAAAGCTCTGGGGACAGCAGCCAGCCTCACCAGCATCTTCACCGACGTTATGGAACACTTCCAGAATCAAGAAGCTCGAACCCGGGCCAGCAGCCTAGTGCCCACCTGTGACCACGAGGTCACGGAGGCTCAGGAAAAGGTCTTCCACGCCATAAGTGTCGGAAAGAAGGCCTTCAGCTGCGGAAGTAACATCAGGGATGTCAAGAGGAACATCCGTGCCTTTCAGGTGGTCAGAGCCCACCCGCGTCTGGCCACTGCCGCCAAGCGTCTCCTGACCACCGGCCAACTCTCGGCCCGAAGGAGCAGTCAGGTGCAAAGGGTCTTTAAGGGCACAGGGGTGCTGGTAAAGAAAAGTGCTCGCGTGCTGTGTGGTGctgtgactggcttcttcctctgccacaaCGTGGTCACCCTCCTGAGCGACTGGAGGCAACTGAAGGAAGGAGCAGGAACCAAGATGGCGGAAGAGCTGAGGGCCCATGCTCGGGAGCTGGAAGACCAGCTGACAGAACTCACCCAACTCTACGAGAGCCTCCAGCAGCAG aacCTCTTGCAAGAGGAAAGGCCCAGGATCTCATCTTCAGGCGGAGCCCCAGGGTCTCTGGCTCAGTCCCCAGACAGGCGTGGGGAAGCGGGACCCCAGGTGACAGGAGAGGATTACGGCGGGCTGAGTCCAGGCGCCTCTGAGCAGAATTAA